The following coding sequences lie in one Mesorhizobium sp. NZP2298 genomic window:
- a CDS encoding ABC transporter substrate-binding protein, whose product MSNELEFLSRRVAAGKLSRRDFLGRAAALGIAAPFANSLLSSAARAAGPVKGGTLKAGLVGGESTNSLDPALMMTQVPFAFGKCWGEMIVELSPDGKLENRIAEDIGSSKDAKVWTLKIRDGVEFHNGKTVTAEDVAATLERHSDEKSKSGALGYMKGIETIKASGKEVVLTLKEANADLPYLLSDYHLIVQPNGGKDKPDAGISAGPYVVKTNEPGVRHGGERFANYWQGDKMGHADQIEVIVINDATARTAALQGGQVNMINRVEPKIVDLIKRVPGVTIRNHAGPGHYVFIMHCNTAPFDNNDLRMALKLAIDREEMLTKVLRGYGSLGNDFPINAAYPLFTEIEQRKYDPDKAKFHYKKSGHDGTVLLRTSDVAFPGAVDASQLFQQSAAKAGIKIELKREPGDGYWNEVWNKQPFCASYWGGRSTQDQMYSTAYLSTADWNDTRFMRPDFDKMVLAARAELDEAKRKQMYHDMAVLVRDEGGLILPMFNQFIDATGAKVDGWVDDPHQELMNGYALAKCWLQA is encoded by the coding sequence ATGTCAAACGAACTGGAATTCCTTAGCCGGCGTGTTGCAGCGGGCAAGCTGAGCCGTCGTGACTTTCTCGGCAGGGCGGCGGCACTCGGCATCGCCGCACCTTTCGCCAACTCGCTTCTTTCAAGTGCGGCGCGCGCGGCAGGCCCGGTCAAGGGCGGCACGCTGAAAGCCGGCCTGGTCGGCGGTGAATCCACCAACAGCCTCGATCCGGCACTGATGATGACGCAGGTGCCGTTCGCCTTCGGCAAGTGCTGGGGTGAAATGATCGTCGAGCTGTCCCCCGACGGCAAGCTCGAGAATCGCATCGCCGAAGACATCGGCTCATCCAAGGACGCCAAGGTCTGGACGCTGAAGATCCGCGACGGCGTCGAGTTCCACAACGGCAAGACCGTGACCGCCGAGGACGTGGCCGCCACGCTCGAGCGCCATTCGGACGAGAAGTCGAAATCCGGCGCGCTCGGCTACATGAAGGGCATCGAGACCATCAAGGCCAGCGGCAAGGAAGTGGTGCTGACCCTGAAAGAGGCCAACGCCGACCTGCCCTACCTGCTCAGCGACTATCACCTGATCGTCCAGCCCAATGGCGGCAAGGACAAGCCTGATGCCGGCATCTCGGCCGGCCCGTACGTGGTCAAGACCAATGAGCCCGGCGTGCGCCATGGCGGCGAGCGTTTCGCCAACTACTGGCAGGGCGACAAGATGGGCCATGCCGACCAGATCGAAGTCATCGTCATCAATGACGCGACGGCGCGCACGGCGGCCCTGCAGGGCGGCCAGGTCAACATGATCAACCGCGTTGAGCCGAAGATCGTCGACCTGATCAAGCGCGTGCCGGGCGTGACCATCCGCAACCATGCGGGTCCGGGCCACTATGTCTTCATCATGCATTGCAACACGGCGCCGTTCGACAACAACGACCTCAGAATGGCGCTGAAGCTCGCTATCGATCGCGAGGAGATGCTGACCAAGGTGCTGCGCGGTTATGGCTCGCTCGGCAACGACTTCCCGATCAACGCCGCCTATCCGCTGTTCACCGAGATCGAGCAGCGCAAGTACGATCCCGACAAGGCCAAGTTCCACTACAAGAAATCGGGCCATGACGGCACCGTGCTGCTGCGGACCTCGGACGTTGCCTTCCCCGGAGCGGTCGATGCCTCCCAGCTCTTCCAGCAGAGCGCGGCCAAGGCCGGCATCAAGATCGAGCTCAAGCGCGAACCTGGCGACGGCTACTGGAACGAGGTCTGGAACAAGCAGCCCTTCTGCGCTTCCTACTGGGGCGGGCGTTCGACGCAGGACCAGATGTACTCGACCGCCTATCTGTCGACCGCCGACTGGAACGACACGCGCTTCATGCGTCCGGACTTCGACAAGATGGTGCTGGCGGCGCGCGCGGAACTCGACGAGGCCAAGCGCAAGCAGATGTACCACGACATGGCTGTGCTGGTGCGCGACGAAGGCGGCCTGATCCTGCCGATGTTCAACCAGTTCATCGACGCCACCGGCGCCAAGGTCGATGGCTGGGTGGACGATCCGCACCAGGAACTGATGAACGGCTACGCCCTGGCGAAGTGCTGGCTGCAGGCCTGA
- a CDS encoding ABC transporter permease has protein sequence MSSPILKLIAQRIALGILLLLAISVLIFAGTQILPGDVAQAILGQSATPESLANLREQLGLNDPAYVRYFHWLGGVLTGDLGTAMSSGQDIATSIKGRLWNTLFLAFWAAIVAVPLAIILGLIAVRYRNGWVDKLISGLALASTSFPEFFIGYLLVYFFAVKWQIFPAISTVYDGMPFGERMQAIALPATALTLVVLAHMMRMTRAAILNVMQSAYVETAELKGLSAFAVIRKHAFPNAIAPIINVVMLNLAYLIVGVVVVEVIFVYPGMGQYLVDHVTKRDVPVVQAVGLIFAAVYISLNIIADIAAIVANPRLRHPK, from the coding sequence ATGTCTTCACCCATCCTGAAACTAATCGCCCAGCGCATTGCGCTGGGCATCCTCCTTCTGTTGGCCATATCGGTCCTGATCTTCGCCGGCACCCAGATCCTGCCCGGCGACGTCGCACAAGCCATTCTGGGACAATCGGCGACACCGGAGTCGCTCGCCAATCTGCGCGAGCAGCTCGGGCTGAACGATCCGGCCTATGTCAGGTATTTCCATTGGCTCGGCGGTGTGCTGACCGGCGACCTCGGCACGGCCATGTCGAGCGGCCAGGATATCGCCACCTCGATCAAAGGCCGGCTGTGGAATACGCTGTTCCTTGCCTTCTGGGCGGCGATCGTGGCGGTGCCGCTGGCGATCATCCTCGGCCTGATCGCCGTGCGCTACCGCAATGGCTGGGTCGACAAGCTGATCTCCGGGCTGGCGCTCGCCTCCACCTCCTTCCCCGAATTCTTCATCGGTTATCTCCTGGTCTATTTCTTCGCCGTGAAATGGCAGATCTTCCCCGCCATCTCGACCGTCTATGACGGCATGCCGTTCGGCGAGCGGATGCAGGCCATCGCGCTTCCGGCGACGGCGCTCACCCTGGTGGTGCTCGCCCATATGATGCGCATGACCCGCGCGGCGATCCTCAACGTCATGCAGTCGGCCTATGTCGAGACGGCGGAGCTCAAGGGCCTTTCGGCCTTCGCGGTCATCCGCAAGCACGCCTTCCCGAACGCGATCGCGCCGATCATCAACGTCGTCATGCTCAATCTCGCCTATCTCATCGTCGGCGTGGTCGTGGTCGAGGTGATCTTCGTCTATCCCGGCATGGGCCAGTATCTGGTCGACCACGTCACCAAGCGCGACGTGCCGGTGGTGCAGGCCGTCGGCCTGATCTTCGCCGCCGTCTACATCAGCCTCAACATCATCGCGGACATAGCGGCGATCGTCGCCAATCCGCGTCTCAGACATCCAAAGTGA
- a CDS encoding ABC transporter permease, with the protein MLDIKRIPIPALIGLVLTALFVLAAVFAPLIAPHGNAEIVGDVWEPMSATHWLGTDNLGRDLLSRMIYGARITLFIAVLATALSFSLGAILGFSAAVFGGWFDTILSRLVDLLMSIPTLIMGLVVLSVLPTNLVTLILVMGILDSTRVYRLSRAVAVDINVMDYVEAAKLRGEGSAWIIFREILPNALSPLVSELGLRFIYAVLFLSTLSFLGLGVQPPDADWGGMVKENKDGIVFGIAAALIPAGAIAALAISVNLVADWILNRTTSLKGGRG; encoded by the coding sequence ATGCTCGATATAAAACGCATCCCCATCCCCGCGCTGATCGGCCTGGTGCTGACCGCCCTGTTCGTGCTGGCGGCGGTCTTCGCACCGTTGATCGCCCCGCACGGCAATGCCGAGATCGTCGGCGACGTCTGGGAGCCGATGTCGGCAACGCATTGGCTGGGCACCGACAATCTGGGCCGTGATCTCTTGTCGCGCATGATCTACGGCGCCCGCATCACCCTGTTCATCGCCGTGCTGGCCACCGCGCTGTCCTTCTCGCTCGGCGCCATACTCGGTTTCTCGGCGGCGGTGTTCGGAGGCTGGTTCGACACGATCCTGTCGCGTCTCGTCGACCTGCTGATGTCGATCCCGACGCTGATCATGGGTCTGGTCGTGCTCTCCGTGCTGCCGACGAACCTGGTGACGCTGATCCTGGTCATGGGCATCCTCGACTCGACACGCGTCTACCGCCTGTCACGCGCGGTCGCCGTCGACATCAACGTCATGGACTATGTCGAGGCGGCAAAACTGCGCGGCGAAGGCAGTGCCTGGATCATCTTCCGCGAGATCCTGCCCAATGCGCTGTCGCCACTGGTTTCGGAACTCGGCCTGCGCTTCATCTATGCGGTGCTGTTCCTGTCGACGCTGTCCTTCCTCGGCCTTGGCGTGCAGCCGCCGGACGCCGACTGGGGCGGCATGGTCAAGGAGAACAAGGACGGCATCGTCTTCGGCATTGCCGCCGCGCTCATTCCGGCGGGAGCGATCGCGGCGCTCGCCATCTCGGTCAACCTTGTCGCCGACTGGATCCTCAACCGCACGACAAGCCTGAAGGGAGGACGCGGGTGA